In Aspergillus luchuensis IFO 4308 DNA, chromosome 1, nearly complete sequence, the following are encoded in one genomic region:
- a CDS encoding G1/S-specific cyclin (COG:D;~EggNog:ENOG410PI0X;~InterPro:IPR036915,IPR006671,IPR004367,IPR039361, IPR013763;~PFAM:PF02984,PF00134), translating into MAYHKRPTSSYQPCDTFFVESYDEFPAPRMDPKEHAKLMARERQYAMAEQLSKITSEEFRDDVLAHMLDMDAATLPDVESIDIQTEIQWFMRPYLLDFLIEAHTAFQLLPSTLFLTINLLDRYCSKRVVYKRHYQLVGCAALLIAAKYGDKKDRVPTIKELKSMCCSLYDDDMFIQMEWHVLQTLGWTIGHPTVDSFLQMAVMDCPYDAEVEHLALYISEISLFHREFVSKPSSDLARASLALARCILNRTQPRHTEWASQYDSMTLVGLSQQLHQPSQVLSRKYSSAHYSRVSKVLEQFLARQASIASYTPPSPQTDVVQPEPKPYEGEIGLATPQKATQSSAMAHGYITPPITPENEAFANGGNPTFAKGTAGASACSPSPTPPPSMQYVSSHTYSQDTTYQQQFLQPNMSFSTGY; encoded by the coding sequence ATGGCCTACCACAAGCGCCCCACATCGAGCTACCAGCCCTGCGATACTTTCTTCGTCGAGTCCTACGACGAGTTCCCTGCCCCCCGTATGGATCCGAAAGAACACGCCAAGTTGATGGCTCGCGAGCGTCAGTACGCCATGGCGGAACAGCTGTCAAAGATTACCAGCGAGGAATTCCGTGATGACGTTCTGGCGCACATGCTGGACATGGATGCTGCCACCCTTCCGGACGTCGAGTCAATCGATATCCAGACTGAGATTCAGTGGTTCATGCGTCCATACCTGCTCGACTTCTTGATTGAAGCCCACACAGCATTCCAGCTCTTGCCATcgaccctcttcctcaccatcaaCCTTCTTGACCGTTACTGCTCCAAGCGTGTTGTTTACAAGAGACACTATCAACTCGTTGGATGTGCTGCCTTGCTCATCGCAGCCAAGTATGGCGACAAGAAGGACCGCGTGCCTACCATCAAGGAACTCAAGTCCATGTGCTGCTCGCTATACGACGACGACATGTTCATCCAAATGGAGTGGCATGTGCTGCAAACGCTGGGGTGGACCATTGGACACCCGACTGTCGATAGCTTCTTGCAGATGGCCGTGATGGATTGCCCGTATGATGCCGAGGTCGAGCATCTAGCATTGTACATCTCGGAGATCTCGCTGTTCCATCGGGAATTCGTGTCCAAGCCATCGTCAGATCTCGCCCGGGCCTCGTTGGCTCTGGCGCGCTGCATCCTCAACCGGACTCAGCCTCGTCACACAGAATGGGCATCCCAGTACGACTCGATGACGCTCGTGGGTTTGTCGCAGCAGCTTCACCAACCCTCCCAGGTACTTTCCAGGAAGTATTCCTCGGCTCACTACTCCCGCGTGTCCAAGGTGCTGGAACAATTCCTTGCCCGTCAAGCTTCGATCGCAAGCTACACGCCTCCCAGCCCGCAAACGGACGTTGTCCAACCCGAGCCCAAGCCATACGAAGGCGAGATTGGGCTTGCTACACCGCAGAAGGCGACCCAATCATCGGCCATGGCGCACGGTTATATCACACCGCCAATCACGCCGGAGAACGAGGCTTTTGCCAATGGTGGTAATCCCACCTTTGCCAAAGGCACAGCAGGAGCTAGTGCTTGCTCGCCATCGCCGACACCTCCGCCCAGTATGCAGTACGTGAGCTCTCACACGTATTCGCAGGACACCACGTACCAACAACAGTTCCTCCAGCCCAACATGTCATTCAGCACTGGTTACTGA